The nucleotide window AATGCTTTTGATCCTGATCAATTTACTCCTATAGAACTGAATGAGCAACCAACAAAGTTTAATTTACAGGCTGCAGGTAATGTTTCTAATTCTGATTTATATAAAAATGTAGTATTAAATAATGTTGCAATAGAAGAAGAAAATGTAAAAGGAACTTTATTTAATAGTGGTCTGCAAGAAATTACAGTACCTCAATTGTTAGTAACCTATTATACTAAAGACAAGAAAATGGTTTGGGTAGATCATATGTTTCTAAAGAATGGTATTCGTCAGCAAAGAAAACAATACTTTTCTTATCCTATTTTAAAGAACGATACTTTAAAAGTAATAAGTACAGATATGAGCAATTGTTATGTAAACGGTTTACCAAATAAGGATATTGCTGCAAAAATTATTGCAGATAGAATAGAAAATCATGATAGAAACAACCTCTTACAAATAGATGATGAAAAGTATCAATATTTAAAAATAGAAATGAATAATTATATTGGTAACCCTAAATGATGAGCTATAAAACTATCCTTTTTTATATAGTATTCTTTACCACTTGTTTAGTTAGTGCTCAAAATTCTATTGACATAAAATTACTGAATGATACAACAACTTATGTTGTTGGAGACTCTATTGTTCTAAAATTTAAAACTACTAACACTAAATCATTACAATTATACTGTGCCAATAGTTATGGTAACACTTTAGTACAATCTACAATTAATAACGACGTCCATTCATTTGCAATTCCTAGGTTTCTAGCTATTAAAAAGGGAGTTTTAAATTGGTCTGCATTTACCAATAAACAAAGAATTACAGGTAATATTTCTATTTTACCAAAAGAGAACCCTGTAATGATGGAAACCTATTTAGGGCCACCAAGCATAGAAGCTGGTGGTACAGATTATACAATGTTAGTGGTTATACCTACAGATGATTTAGACAATCCTTTAGTTGATGGTACTGAAATAGACATTAATAAGCAATTCCTAACATCACAAGAAAAAATAGACATAAAATCGAATAATTTAATTGGTTATAGAAGAATATTTTCACCAATAAAAAGTGGTAGAGTTATTTTATCATCTAAAGCCAAGCAATTAGATTCTAAAGAGTTTGATGTTAATATTATGCCAGCAATTGCAGAAAACTTTCAAATATTTTATGATAGAATTCATGAATATGCAGATGGTAATCAAATAACCACATTTTATACATCTATCATAAAAGATAAAAATGAAAATGTTGTAAGTGATGGTACTTTTGTAGATTTCTTTGTAAAAAATTTAGCAGGCAATGTTTTAAAAACATCTGGAACTACCATAAAAGGAATAGCATACGCGAAAATGCTGCATCCAGATGCTCAAGAAACTTGGAATGTAAAAGCAATTATTACAGGAATTTCTGAAAGTGATACTATAAGTTTATCTTATAAAAGAGCCATAACAGATTATTCAGTAACTTTTAGTGAAGGCAACAGAAAAATTAAAATTGGCCCAATTAAAAGTTTTATGAATCAAATGATTCCTGATGGATTAACGATAACTCTTAAGGTTTTTTATAAGGGCAAAGAAATAGAAGAAATGATAAAACCTTCTAGAGATGGGTATGCTTTCTTTGAGCTAGATAAAGCCATTTATAAAGATGATGTATATACATTTAAAATAAATACTGCTGGAATAGAGAAAAATTATGAGTCTAAAAAAATATGGTAAAAACGAATAAACATATGCTTAGAATATTTTTAATCATGAGTTACATTTTAGTAATCTCAGTGATCACTTTTTTAATCAGTTCTCTTTTTACCTATTTAAATACTGGTGCAGATAGAAGTAAAATACTTCATCTCGAAGTTAAAAAAGAAGTGCAATATTTACCCAAATTAACCTGGGCAGAAAATGGTAATGAAGGTAGAGAAATGGATGATCAAGTACTAAATAGTATAGAAAACGATTATTTAGATGCTTGGTATGTAAAAAATGTAGCCTTTAGAAATAATGATATAACTGGTATAGAAGACTTTTATACAGAAAGTGCAAGAGTTAATCTTTATGATAATATTGACAAAAACAAACTAGATTCTTTAACCATAGAATCTACCACATTTAAGCATAAACCAGATATTTTATTTTTTAGTGAAGATGGTCAACTAATTGTTTTAGAAGATAAAAAAGTAATTGAATACAAGAAATTTTATAAAAAAGATGAACTGGTTTTTGAAACCACAGAAGAAAACTCTTACAAAGTAATTCTTTTACTAGAAGATGGTTTTTGGAGAATAAGACATATGGTTAAGCAATCTTCTAAACCTGTTACTCCTATTATGAAAAATGTTCCTATGAACTTTACCATGAAAGGAATTAATTATTATCCAAAAGATACTCCTTGGGATATGTTTGGTGATGATTTTAAACTACGTACCATAAAAAAAGACTTTAAAATTATTCGAAAAGCAGGTTTAAATTCAATACGTATTTTTATTCCTTATGAAGATTTTGGGAGTGCTGTAGTTTTACCAGAAAAATTAGAAAAACTAAGAAAAGTTTTAGATGCTGCAGAAAAAAATGAATTAAAGGTAGTTGTTACTCTTTTTGATTTTTATGGTAACTATGACATTTTAGATTGGACATTAAATCAAAGACATCTAGAAACAATTGTAAATACTTTTAAAGATCATAACGCAATTTTGGCTTGGGACTTAAAAAACGAACCTAATTTAGATTTTGATCAAAGAGGAAAAGAAAACGTAATTTCTTGGTTAGAGCAAATGCTTATTTTAGTAAAGTCTATTGATAAAAACCATGCAGTAACTGTAGGTTGGTCTAATACAGAAAGTGCACATATTTTAAGTGATCAGTTAGATTTTGTAAGCTTTCATTACTATGAAGATAAAGCCAATTTTGAAGATGATTATCTTGTATTAAAAAAACAAATACCAAATAAAGAATTGGTGTTGGGTGAATTTGGTATTTCTTCTTATAGTGGTTTATGGAAACCTTTTATTGGTTCTCCAGAAAAACAAGCAACATATCATCAAGAAATGCAAAAAGTCCTTAATAAAAATAATATTTCATTTTTATCTTGGACTTTGTATGACTTTGAATCTGTGCCCTCAGAAGTTGTAGGGAAACTTCCTTGGAGAGTAAATCCTCAAAAAGAATTTGGTTTTATAGACATTAAAGGGAATAAAAAACCATCTTTTAAACACATTTCTAAATAGTAGAAACGTTTTTTACTGAACCTTGTTTTTTAGCTGCAATCTTTTCGAATTCTTCTAAATAAATGTTAGTTATTCTTTCCATTGGGTAAGCAGTTGCAGCTTCATAATTTGCTTTTTCCAAATGGATTCTATGATCATTATTTGTTACAATAGCTTCTATTGCTTTTGCTAAACTCTCTGTACTTTCTGGTGCAAAAAACTCTCCTCTATAACCTTCATCTTCAATTAAGGTTGCTAAATCACCTAAATTAGGCATAACAACTGCTTTACCATAACTACCTGCTTGATGTAACACTCCAGAACTACCTGTAGTTGATGTATAAGGGAAAACAACTACTGCACTTTCTGTAAATAATGGTGCTACTTCCTCTTCTTCTACATAACCTGTAAATCTTAACTGAGGTACATGCTTATATTTCTCTTGTACGTTCTTTAAATATCCAGGTACATTTGGATTATCTGTACCAGCAACAACAATTTCTAAATCTAATCCAGATGAAGCTCTCACCATTTCTACAGCTTCAATCATTCTTTCTACTTTTTTATAAGTACCAAACTTACCAAATGTCATTATTTTTAATGGTCCTTCAGGTAAATCATGAGAAGGTTCTGCAGGAATTTCAAAAGTTCCATGAGGAATCATTTTTACATTTCCTGTTTTATATTTTTCTTCTAAAGTGGTTACATATTTATCCATAGTTACAGCAACTAAATCTGCTTTTAAAATTAACTTAGTTAAAGATGTACCTATAAAGTTGTATGCTTTTTGTGCTAATTTATTTGTTGTAAAACCTGCTTTACCTAAATCTACTTGCTCTAAAATGTTGTGTAACAAAACAATAGTAGGTATTTTTTTCATCTTACAAATTAATGGTAACATTAAACCAGTTGCTGCAACTACTTTCTTATCTCCAAACTTCATAAACTGTAAGTTGAATAAAACTGAATCTGGTTTTACTTGAGAGATTGCTTTGGTTACACTAAAAATGTTTTTGTAACTATTAAATTTCCAGCATTCTTTAACAGTTATTTTACATCCGTTTTCTGTGAAAGAAATATCTTTTGCTCCAGGGGTTTCGTCTGTTAATAATACTAATTCAGTAACCTTTTCACTTTGTCTAAAGCTTTTTACTAAATGGTAAGCATATTCGTTTAAAGTTACTTTACTTGGTGGGTAAGCTGTTACTATTGCAAGTTTCATAATTTTTATTTTTTTTAAGTTAATACAAATTTCATTCTTTTCTACTGTTTTTTCGATCGATAAAAGATTAAGAACAGTTTACTTTAGATGAATGGTATTATTATATAGTTTTTTTGATTTTTACTGATTTTGAATGGTTTAAGAAGAAATAAGTTAATTGAACCAATAACAATAAGATCATTGCTATAATCTGTACATGAACTACTTCTGCCAAAGAATTATGGTAAACTGTTACTAATACCACTTGTAACATTCCAAAAATACCAGATAAAACCACAGGTACATATTTATCTAAAGACAAATAGTAATAAGCGAATATGTTAGATATTGCAAACACACCAGTAGCTGAAGCGTATTTCCATAATAAAGGGGCTATTTCTAAATAACTGCTACCAAATAAAACGTTTATTATTTGCTCAGGAAAAAAGAAACAAGCCACAATAATAGAAGCTGCAATCAAACCAATATAACTTACATATTTCATTAAAATTGGTAAAGTAGATTTGCCATCTTTTTTAAGCTGAACTACTGTTGGTAATAATAACATTACAAACATCCAAGCAATAAAGTAAACAACTCTACCAATTAAAGCTAAAGAAGCGTATAAACCAGCTTCGTAAGAATCGAAATAATGTTTTACTAAAAGAATATCACTATTGTTAATAATAATCTGTGTTAATTCGTAAAAAGCAGTAATAATAAAGAAATTACGAACCAATTTACTTTTATCTATATCTAGTTTTAAAGAGGTTTTAAAAGAGAATATTTTATATTTAAAAGGAAACATTCCAAATACGAAAGAACATAAAATTCCAACTGCAATTAATACAGAAGAATCAAAATCTAGAAAATATAGTAAAGAAAAAGTAATAAGTAATCTACTAATCATTTCAGATTGGTAAGTAACAGATAAAAATGTAAGTTCTTGTTTACCCTGAAATACTCCCCTATTTACGCTCATTAAAAAATAAAATGGAACACCTATACCAAATAATAAAAACATTTTAGAAGTAGATGTTTTAAAGAACTCCTGCAACTCAGCAGAAAAAATAATAATAGCTAAGGCTAAAACAACTCCTACAATAAATGCTCGTTTATATAAGGTTGAAATGAATGCTTTAAAAATTTTATTCTCGAACAAAACCGAAAATTTTGCAGCTACTAGTTGAAAAGTCATGGCTACAAAAGATAAGACCAATAAGAAAGTTACTAAAATGGCTGCATCTGCAAATTTGTCTGGACCTAAAAATCTACCTAGTATTAAATTGTAAAGATAGTTACCACCATTAACGAGTAAAACACTTAGCATAAAGAGCTGTTCTGGCTTTATTTTGCTCTGTATTAATTTAATAGTTGCATTCATGATTTTTTTTTTATACAAATATCGAATAGATGTCTAATTTTTAATTAAATTATCGATGAAAAACAATTACCTTTAGATTAGCGTTATAATTTAATAGCTAAAACCATAAAAATCAATATTAATACAAATGCGAAAGAAAAACCTCCTATTCATTCTAATAGTATTCATTGCACAAATTACCTTTTCACAAGAAATGAAAGAGGGCTTTACTTACTTAGAAACAGGTAAATACAAAAAAGCTGAAGTGTTTTTCAAGCAAATTTTAGAAGATTTTCCAACCAATAAAACAGCAAAACTTTGTTATGGTAGAGCAGTTGGTTTAAATGGTAATGCAACAAAAGCTACTACCATTTTTACAGAATTGTTGGATAAATATCCTAGTGATTTTGAGGTTAAATTGAATTATGCTGAGTCTCTTTTATGGGGAAGTCAATTTCAAAAGGCAAAATCTTACTATAAAAACCTTGTAGATGAAGATGATCAAAGCTTTTCTGCTTTACTTGGTTATGCAAATACACTATCTAACCTAAAAGAATATGAAGATGCTCTTGTTTACGTAAACAAAGCTCTTAAAGTTTCACCTGGAAATCTTAATGCATTAGTTAGTAAAAAATACATGAGATTGGGTTTAGCAAACTCTAAAGTAACTGATAAGGAGTATGATGAAGCTGAACGAATTTTAAATGAAAATTTCAAAAGTTTTAAAAATGATAAAGAAACGTTACTGAATCTTGCCAATTTATACTTGATATCAAATCAACCAGAAAAGGCAAAAGAAGCCTATAAAACTTTGGGTTTAAACCCAAAAAACAAACTGATATCTTTAAACGGAATTGCATTGGCTCATCATATAAATGGTAAAGAAAAATTAGCATTAGCTACCAGTGAGCTTGCTTTAGCGTCTATTACAGAAAGTACTAATGAAACCGAAAAAAATCAAACTAAAGAGAGGTATATACAGGCTTTAATATGGAATAATAAATATTCTCTAGCTAAATCAGAAATCGATGAATTATTTGCAAATGCAGATGAACCAGAAAATTGGATGTTAAGTTTAAGAGCAACTTTAAACATTTATAAAAGCGACTTTAAAAAAAGTATAGAAGATTATAATTTAATTCTAGAAAACGATAGTGCCTCTTTTGATGGGAATTTAGGGAAAGCAAATGCTTTAAAAGCATCTGGTTTTTATAAGAATGCTTATAAAAGTGCGAATAACACTTTAGATTTTTATAAGAAACAAAAAGATGCTACTCAATTTATAAAAACATTAGACAAACAGTTTACACCCTTTGTAGAAACCAAAGCTGCTTATTCTTTTGATAATGGAAATAACAAAGCCTATTCTTACACTGTAAATTCTGAATTACCTTTATCTACCAAATTTAAATTAACAGGTTCTTATAATTACAGAACAACATCAAATAATGTTTTAAATTTAGACGCAAAATCTAACAACATTCTTTTAGGAGCTTCTTATCAATTATTAAATAACCTAACTTTAAATGGTAGCTTAGGATTTACTTCTTCTGAAGCTGAGAACAATAGTTTTAATCAGTTATTAGCAGATGTAAGTGTAAATATTAAGCCTTTTAAATTACAAGATTTATCTATTGGTTACAAAAGAGATATACAAAATTTTAATGCAGAATTAATAGATAGAGAAATAGTACAGAATAATTATATTTTAAATTATAGTTTGAATACCAACTTTAATTTAGGATGGTTTACACAATATTATTACACCTCTCAGAATGATGGTAACACTAGAAATTTATTGTTTACTTCTTTATATTATAACATATTAAAAAAACCATCTTTAAAGGGTGGATTTAATTATCAAAATATTTCTTTTAAGAATCAGGTGCCAACCATTTACTTTAGTCCAAGTAAGTTTCATGCTGTAGAGGTTTTTATCAATTTAATTAAAGACGAAAACGCAGCTAAAGAAAAAGAATGGTTTTATGGTTTAACTGCAGCTACTGGTTTTCAGTTTATAGAAGATGATGAAAGACAAGGTACTTATAGAATACAAACTACCTTAGGTTATAAATTCTCTGAGCGTAGTTTATTAAATTTTTATGGAACAAGAAGTAATATAGCCTCTGCAACTGCAGCTGGATTTACATTTACTGAAGTTGGTTTACGTTTTAAATGGTACTTTTTAGGTAAACCTATCTATAAAAAATAAAGACTAAAGAATTAACTTTAGTCTTTATATAAGGGTAAATTTTAGGGTACTATGAAAAATTTTCTTGTTTCTGTTGTGATATTTAAATCACTTTCAATGAGTCTTCTTATTGCTTGATTACAAAAGTTCCTTTATGAACTCTCTTTGCATCGTCTTCTATTACAAATTTGTAAATACCTGAATTCACTTTAGGTGCTGTGTAGTTTACACGAGTACTAGAGCCTGTTGTTGCAATCTTTTTAACATCTACAGTTCTACCTAATAAATCAAATACTTTAATATTTACAAATTCTGAAGTATTTGGCAATACAATTGTAGTATTTGTTGCAAAAGGGTTAGGGTAATTAACTAAGGTATTTTCATCTTCTATTGCAAAGTCTTCAGCAGATAAGACATTACCTGCAGCACTTAATGCTAAATTATCTACAGACATTTCAAATGATTTGTATGTTGAGAAATCTCCTATTACTGAAAATACTAGTGTTTTAACGTTTGTAATTGTTGCTGAGTTTCCACTTGCATCTTTAAACATATCAAAGTCAATACTTACAGCTCTTTTTGTGTTGTTTGCTGGTAAAGTATATCTTAATCTGTTTTCCCAAGTTCTATCATCTTCTTGCATTAATACAATTTCAATTGCTTGATTATTTGCTATTTCTGCATTCACAAAGTTGTAATCTGCAGCTAATACTGATTGATCTCCAGGTAATAAATGTCTGAATAAGTTAATGTTACCTTTTACCTCTCCTGATAAAGATACGTTTCTATCTACATCAAAGTTAGATTCATCATATACTCTATCTGAAGTTGAAATTGTAAAATCACTAACAGTTGCTTGATTATCTAAATAATCTAATCCCCAAGGACCATCTGCAAGATATAAGGCATCCTTTTGTGGTGATGAAGCCGTTTCTAAAGACAAACCTATATCAAATAAAACACCAGTTTGCACTGTTAAAATTTCATTATAGTTACCTGATAATCAATACGTTTCATTCATTTCCTCATAATCAGACAATTCTGTTTTAGCAATATTTCCCACAAAATTTAATGATGTTTCTTTTGTCTTATTTATGATTTCTAACTCTAATACTCCATTTGTATATTTACCAGACTTTACAAAAACATTAGGTAAAACGTTGTCTACTTGTGTACTTTTTAATCCATTTGTTGTAGTATGTGTATCTATAATATGATTTGCAATTGCAAATACTTGAGAAAATGAACTACCCCAGATTTGAAAGTTTTGATAATTTCCTGCTGGATATTGATCAATATTCCAAAAACTAAATAATTCGAATTCTGAACCATCTGTTTTTATAGAGAAACTTAACGTGTATTCTATATCTTCTGATGCTCTTTTAATTTTAGAAGCTATTATTTGATGACCTCTAGTAATTACAGTTCTAATATCTTCTAAGCTAGAGTTATTTAATCGATCACAAATAACCTTAGAGTGATCGTAAATTTTACCTTCTGTAGATGTTGCTAATACAGCAGATACTCTCTTGTCTCCTTCATACATATCCAAAGAGAATATTTCTACTGCATTTGTAATGCCTAATAAATCATCTGGACTAGAAACCTTAGCAGTTTCAGTTTTATACATACCTGTTTCTGGTAAATAATCTGCTAAAGAAGTAGTATTTGATTTACTTGCATACGCACTCTTAGAAAACTTTAATTGATTTGCTTTCTTGTTTAAATTATGCTTTACTTTCTCTCTTTTAAAATTTCTTTTTGCTATTAAGTTTGCTAACTCACCATTACTTTCTAAACCACCATCATTTGCTGAACTAACATCTGTTGCATCTTCTATATCTGCATAGTTTGTAGTATCCATCGCTTCATATGGATTTGCAGTTACATAAAAAATTGCATCATTAAAATCATTATCACAAGAACCATAATCTCTTCTAATGTCTTCAAAACCTAATATAATTCTCTCATTACTTGGATCTGCTAATAATACATTATGATATCTTAAATCTTCATTCGCTTCAGGATTAAAGTCTGGGTTGGAATATAGTTGCCAATGGCCATTACCTACTGTTTGAGTAGTTTGGCTCCAAGCATTAGCTAAAAGTACCCAACCAATACCTGTACCTGCTTTGAAAGAACCAATTTTAACTTTATCACCTACTAACAGTCCTCCTCCACTTCCTAAAGCTGAAGCATTTGGAAATATGATTGTAATATCTTCTTTGGCAGGAGTTGTTGTAAGAGGATTCTCTAAATCATAAGTATAAAAACCTAATACATTTCTATAACCTGCACCCTCACTTATAAATGTAATCCAAACATCTGCATCTTTACTTAATTTGATGTCAGTATCATAACCAGCAGTGATGTACTGAGGATTATAATCTGGTACTGGGTAAGATTCAGGTAAAGAGTTACTTATCATTTCTAAGGTAGCAACTGAAACTACATCTCTCTCATCTTCTAAATAAAGTGGGGTACCCATAGAATCATAATCTCCTAAAAAATTATATGACTGTGCATTTAATGCTAAAGCACCGATTGTAAAAATAAATAATAGTAATTTTTTCATGATATTTGGTTTATACCACAAATTTAAGCGTAAGAAGAGTGTATATTTTATAATTTCGGTTTTCTCTAATTGTAGTGTAGGTTAACTACAAATTAGTGTCGACGAATGGTAAATTAGCAAAAATTAAAGTTAGTTTAAAAAGCTAAATTACAGGCTATAACTGTTATATAGCCTGTAATCTAGAAGATTTAAACTGCTAGCTATAAGTGAAATAAAATTATAAATATTTCTCTTATAAAGCGTCTATAAATGTAGTAATTGTGTCTAAAATTTGATTGAATTTATCTTGTAAATCAAAACTACCTTTTAGCAAATCTTTTTCATAAGCATTTGCAATTTCATAACTTTGCTCTAAACCTAAAACACTTATTTTGTGCTTAAGTTTGTGCACAGACTCTTGTGTTTCTTTAGCCTCTTTTGCCTTTAAATGAGTGTAGTATTTCTCTTTTTCTTCAGGAAATTCTTCTTTAATAATGTCTAACATCATTTGTTTAACAGAATCATCACCTTGTGCATATTGGTCTATAATCTTAAAATTGGGAGTTTCCAAAGCTATTTTTTTAAAGTGAAATGAAATGTGGTACCTTCATTAATTTCAGATTCTAACCAAATTTCACCTTTATAAATATCGACAATTTTTTTAACTATAGACAAACCAATTCCACTTGAATTTTCAGATTTCTTTAATGATTGAAAAATTTTGAAAATTTTATCGAAATTCTTTTTCTCAATTCCAATACCATTATCTTTAATGGTAAATTTATAGAACGATTTCTGTTCTTCTACATTAATATGAATAAAGCCATTGTCTTTATCATTAAATTTAATGGCATTGCCAATTAAATTCTGAAAAAGCTGCTGAAATTTTATTTTATCACCTTTAATTTTTGGTAATGTATCTTTAACATCTATTGTTATGTTAATAGGTATGTAAAGCATATGAATAACTTCTTTTACCAAAACATCTAAATCTACTTCCTGCTCTTCATCAACCTTAGAATCTAAACTAGAAAATTTTAAAACATCAGAAATTAATGTTTCCATTTTTTCTAAAGTGATGTCTATATCATCAAAGTTCTGAAGACTGTCTTTATTAAAATGTTGCATGTTATCCATCTTAATCCAAGATGTTAAGGCAGATATACTTCTTAATGGTGATTTTAAATCATGAGATACAATGTGAGCATATTCTTTTAACTCTTCATTACTTTTTTCTAATTTAGATAATAGCTCTGCATTATCTCTCTCAGCTTTTTTGCGTTCTCTTAAATTTAAGGCACTTTTAAGTTGCATAGCCACTAAATTGGCTATACTTTCTAATGTTTTTATATGCTCTTGATGAAAGTAATTCTTTTGTGCATGCTTGGCATCAATTACGCCAATTACCTTTTTATCATTAATAATTGGAACAGAAATTTCTGAAAGTCTGTCCTTATCTATAGAAATATATCTTGAATCTAAACTGGTATCATGAATAATTTCTGAAATAGAAGAGGCTGCAACAGCACCTATAATTCCTTCTCCTAAAGCTACCTTTCTTCTATCATTTAATTTATTTACATGATAAGCAGCAATCGGTTCTAAAAATTGATTTTCATTATCTAATAGATAAACTACACAATTGTCTGTCTTTAAATAATTGGTGATTTTATTGGTAATTTCCCAAGATATTTCATTAACATCCTCTTTTCCTAAAATGGATTTGGCTGTATCATTTATTAAGTCTAAAACGTATTGTTTTTCTCTTTGTGCAGTAACATCTCTTATAATTCCTTGGGCTGCTATAGGATTATTGTCTTTGTCAAAAATAATACTAGCATTAATATTTACCCACTTAACATCGTTTGTTTGGGTAATAATTCTTGCATTATAATCTGCAAATCTACCTTTTTCGGTTAGCTCTGCAAATGAAGTCATTGCATAGGTGTAATCTTCATTATAGATTAAATCTACGACATTTACCTTTTCTTTTTCTAAGTTAAAACCAAAGAAATTCTCAGCAACATCATTCATTTTAATGACATTACCTTCTAAGTCCATTACAAGGTAAGCATCATTAATATTCTCAAAAACACCTTGTAATTGAGAGTTTTTTTCATCTAAAAGACTTTCTAGTTTAGCATTTACCTCTTTTAATTCAATAGATGTGTTGTAAAGTTCACGAGATTTATCTTCGAGGATTTTTTCTGCTTGTAACCTAGCTTTTTTTTGCCTATTTAATGCTCTTGTTAATATTTCTTCTTTTTCTTTACTCACTAATTTCTACGAATAATAAATCTTACTTCTGTTCCATCTTCTGCAATCTTTTCTAAAGTAATTTCTGCTGTGGTATTAAAATGTTTGAATGTTCTATTCATTAAACCTAAGCCAAAATAATACATTGCCCTGCTTGATTTGTATACCATTATTAGTAAATCTTTAGATTTTTCTTCTACAATAAAAGTTGGTAACTCTGCTTCTGGATAAATTTTTCGAACTTCGACATGAATATGGTTTTCTATTGAAGCCAACATTTCTATCGGGTCATTATACGTGTCTACCAATCCTATATAACTTCTTTCTATAACTGAAAAAAAATGTTCTCCATAAACCAATAACAAATCATCAATAGTAATGTTAGTACGTTCGCTTAAGTTGCTTAAAAGAGAAAGCATTTCTGAGAAATTATAAGTCCCAATAGACGTGTATACTCCTTCTGATTCTAATTCTGAAGCCTCAATAATTGAGTCTACCATTTCCATACCAAATTTATCTTCTACAAGATCTAAAAATTCAGTAAATACAATTCCTTTCATAGTTAATAGTTTAAAAATTCATTTAAGCTCCAATATCTAAATATCGCCTTAATTTTTGCTTCGTAATCTTCGTATTTTAAAGGTTTAATTACATAACCAGCTATTCCTAATTTATAACATTCATGTATATCTCTTTCATTATTAGAAGTAGTTAATATAATTACAGGAATATGCAAAAGTTCATCTCTACCCTTCATTATTTGCATAAACTCAATACCATTAGTATCTGGCATATTTAAGTCTAACAAAATAAGATTTGGCATGTCTTCTTCTATTCTTT belongs to Polaribacter dokdonensis and includes:
- a CDS encoding tetratricopeptide repeat protein encodes the protein MRKKNLLFILIVFIAQITFSQEMKEGFTYLETGKYKKAEVFFKQILEDFPTNKTAKLCYGRAVGLNGNATKATTIFTELLDKYPSDFEVKLNYAESLLWGSQFQKAKSYYKNLVDEDDQSFSALLGYANTLSNLKEYEDALVYVNKALKVSPGNLNALVSKKYMRLGLANSKVTDKEYDEAERILNENFKSFKNDKETLLNLANLYLISNQPEKAKEAYKTLGLNPKNKLISLNGIALAHHINGKEKLALATSELALASITESTNETEKNQTKERYIQALIWNNKYSLAKSEIDELFANADEPENWMLSLRATLNIYKSDFKKSIEDYNLILENDSASFDGNLGKANALKASGFYKNAYKSANNTLDFYKKQKDATQFIKTLDKQFTPFVETKAAYSFDNGNNKAYSYTVNSELPLSTKFKLTGSYNYRTTSNNVLNLDAKSNNILLGASYQLLNNLTLNGSLGFTSSEAENNSFNQLLADVSVNIKPFKLQDLSIGYKRDIQNFNAELIDREIVQNNYILNYSLNTNFNLGWFTQYYYTSQNDGNTRNLLFTSLYYNILKKPSLKGGFNYQNISFKNQVPTIYFSPSKFHAVEVFINLIKDENAAKEKEWFYGLTAATGFQFIEDDERQGTYRIQTTLGYKFSERSLLNFYGTRSNIASATAAGFTFTEVGLRFKWYFLGKPIYKK
- a CDS encoding oligosaccharide flippase family protein translates to MNATIKLIQSKIKPEQLFMLSVLLVNGGNYLYNLILGRFLGPDKFADAAILVTFLLVLSFVAMTFQLVAAKFSVLFENKIFKAFISTLYKRAFIVGVVLALAIIIFSAELQEFFKTSTSKMFLLFGIGVPFYFLMSVNRGVFQGKQELTFLSVTYQSEMISRLLITFSLLYFLDFDSSVLIAVGILCSFVFGMFPFKYKIFSFKTSLKLDIDKSKLVRNFFIITAFYELTQIIINNSDILLVKHYFDSYEAGLYASLALIGRVVYFIAWMFVMLLLPTVVQLKKDGKSTLPILMKYVSYIGLIAASIIVACFFFPEQIINVLFGSSYLEIAPLLWKYASATGVFAISNIFAYYYLSLDKYVPVVLSGIFGMLQVVLVTVYHNSLAEVVHVQIIAMILLLLVQLTYFFLNHSKSVKIKKTI
- a CDS encoding glycosyltransferase — encoded protein: MKLAIVTAYPPSKVTLNEYAYHLVKSFRQSEKVTELVLLTDETPGAKDISFTENGCKITVKECWKFNSYKNIFSVTKAISQVKPDSVLFNLQFMKFGDKKVVAATGLMLPLICKMKKIPTIVLLHNILEQVDLGKAGFTTNKLAQKAYNFIGTSLTKLILKADLVAVTMDKYVTTLEEKYKTGNVKMIPHGTFEIPAEPSHDLPEGPLKIMTFGKFGTYKKVERMIEAVEMVRASSGLDLEIVVAGTDNPNVPGYLKNVQEKYKHVPQLRFTGYVEEEEVAPLFTESAVVVFPYTSTTGSSGVLHQAGSYGKAVVMPNLGDLATLIEDEGYRGEFFAPESTESLAKAIEAIVTNNDHRIHLEKANYEAATAYPMERITNIYLEEFEKIAAKKQGSVKNVSTI
- a CDS encoding cellulase family glycosylhydrolase, yielding MVKTNKHMLRIFLIMSYILVISVITFLISSLFTYLNTGADRSKILHLEVKKEVQYLPKLTWAENGNEGREMDDQVLNSIENDYLDAWYVKNVAFRNNDITGIEDFYTESARVNLYDNIDKNKLDSLTIESTTFKHKPDILFFSEDGQLIVLEDKKVIEYKKFYKKDELVFETTEENSYKVILLLEDGFWRIRHMVKQSSKPVTPIMKNVPMNFTMKGINYYPKDTPWDMFGDDFKLRTIKKDFKIIRKAGLNSIRIFIPYEDFGSAVVLPEKLEKLRKVLDAAEKNELKVVVTLFDFYGNYDILDWTLNQRHLETIVNTFKDHNAILAWDLKNEPNLDFDQRGKENVISWLEQMLILVKSIDKNHAVTVGWSNTESAHILSDQLDFVSFHYYEDKANFEDDYLVLKKQIPNKELVLGEFGISSYSGLWKPFIGSPEKQATYHQEMQKVLNKNNISFLSWTLYDFESVPSEVVGKLPWRVNPQKEFGFIDIKGNKKPSFKHISK
- a CDS encoding T9SS type A sorting domain-containing protein, with protein sequence MQTGVLFDIGLSLETASSPQKDALYLADGPWGLDYLDNQATVSDFTISTSDRVYDESNFDVDRNVSLSGEVKGNINLFRHLLPGDQSVLAADYNFVNAEIANNQAIEIVLMQEDDRTWENRLRYTLPANNTKRAVSIDFDMFKDASGNSATITNVKTLVFSVIGDFSTYKSFEMSVDNLALSAAGNVLSAEDFAIEDENTLVNYPNPFATNTTIVLPNTSEFVNIKVFDLLGRTVDVKKIATTGSSTRVNYTAPKVNSGIYKFVIEDDAKRVHKGTFVIKQ